The Dissulfuribacter thermophilus genome includes a window with the following:
- a CDS encoding MBL fold metallo-hydrolase, translating into MIEVIVLGSGTCVPSLKRSGPGLLIRVLTQSSSLTQETFTIMVDSASGTLRQLLRAGIKYDEIDLILYTHFHPDHIGELVPYIFATKYAPGFSRKRPVKIMASIGLLELMDGLKKAFGHWIEPEQDKVILEEIPNHMKASIQMPPVTLSTLPLEHTPNSLAYRIEDEEGNSVVVSGDTDFSLELAEFAKGVNLLILECARPEGKKVQGHLTPSEAGKIAQIAGPDLLLLTHFYPDCDESDLLSPLRREFKGQVFLAEDLMRIPLCNSSPLLKG; encoded by the coding sequence ATGATTGAAGTCATCGTCCTAGGCTCAGGAACTTGCGTTCCATCATTGAAGCGCTCAGGCCCTGGTCTTCTCATTCGCGTATTGACCCAGTCTTCTTCCCTCACCCAAGAGACATTTACCATCATGGTGGACAGTGCCTCAGGCACACTGAGGCAGCTTTTACGTGCCGGTATAAAATATGATGAGATAGATCTCATACTTTACACTCACTTTCATCCGGACCACATAGGTGAGCTTGTTCCATACATATTTGCCACAAAATATGCACCAGGCTTTTCACGCAAAAGGCCAGTAAAGATAATGGCATCCATTGGCCTGCTTGAACTCATGGATGGCCTCAAAAAGGCCTTTGGACATTGGATCGAACCAGAACAAGACAAGGTAATCTTGGAAGAAATTCCCAACCATATGAAGGCCTCGATCCAGATGCCACCTGTTACACTCTCGACTCTGCCACTAGAACATACCCCCAACAGCCTTGCATACAGGATTGAAGATGAAGAAGGAAATAGCGTTGTGGTGTCTGGAGATACGGACTTTTCCCTTGAACTAGCAGAGTTTGCAAAAGGAGTAAACCTTCTGATACTCGAATGCGCCAGGCCTGAGGGTAAAAAGGTCCAGGGCCACCTTACCCCAAGCGAGGCTGGAAAGATTGCACAAATTGCTGGACCTGATCTATTGCTGTTGACTCATTTTTACCCGGACTGCGATGAATCGGACCTTCTGAGTCCGTTGAGGAGGGAATTCAAGGGCCAGGTGTTCTTGGCAGAAGACCTAATGAGGATCCCACTATGCAATTCATCTCCCCTTCTTAAAGGATAG
- the hisC gene encoding histidinol-phosphate transaminase: protein MKSLIENVKNYIRDLEPYPPGKPLEELKREYGIEEAIKLASNENPFGPSPKAIEAIRDALGAIHRYPDGSGYYLKEKLKELWGVESQNIVLGNGSNEIIQFLIHAFSGPGTEVISSDPAFLVYRKMVQVFGGKNILVPLRENSHDLNAILSKVNEKTRLIFLDNPHNPTGSVIRTDEFNAFLEALPEHVLVCLDEAYGEFVREQDVPFGIDYFRKDPRVVFLRTFSKAYGLSGLRIGYGIMAKEIASILERVRQPFNVNALAQIGALNALEDREHLEHTLQATWEGLDWYFETLQDLGFKPLKSNTNFMLVDLGMDAKAIYEKMLRCGVIIRAMSAYGFPTSIRITVGTPAENQRCIEALKEVTGRR from the coding sequence ATGAAGAGTCTAATTGAAAACGTAAAAAATTATATTCGTGACCTCGAACCATATCCGCCTGGAAAACCCCTTGAAGAGCTAAAACGTGAGTACGGCATTGAAGAGGCCATAAAACTGGCATCAAACGAAAACCCATTTGGGCCATCTCCAAAGGCCATCGAGGCAATTAGAGATGCCCTAGGGGCAATACACCGCTATCCTGACGGAAGCGGCTATTACTTAAAGGAAAAACTAAAAGAACTCTGGGGTGTGGAGTCACAAAATATTGTGCTTGGCAATGGCTCGAATGAAATCATACAGTTTCTCATACATGCCTTCTCAGGGCCAGGGACCGAGGTCATCTCCAGCGATCCGGCATTTCTCGTTTATAGAAAGATGGTCCAAGTTTTTGGTGGCAAAAACATTCTGGTGCCACTTCGAGAAAATTCCCATGATCTCAATGCAATACTATCCAAGGTAAACGAAAAGACAAGGCTCATTTTTCTAGACAATCCACACAACCCAACAGGCTCCGTGATAAGGACCGACGAATTCAATGCCTTTTTGGAGGCCCTTCCAGAACATGTCCTAGTATGCCTGGACGAAGCCTACGGTGAATTCGTACGGGAACAAGACGTACCCTTTGGGATAGACTATTTTAGAAAAGATCCCAGGGTAGTATTCCTGCGCACCTTTTCAAAGGCCTATGGACTCTCAGGATTGAGGATCGGTTATGGGATTATGGCAAAAGAGATTGCCTCTATCCTAGAGAGGGTAAGGCAGCCGTTTAACGTCAATGCCCTTGCCCAGATCGGGGCACTCAATGCCCTTGAAGACAGAGAACATCTCGAGCATACGCTACAGGCTACATGGGAGGGACTCGACTGGTACTTTGAAACACTCCAAGACCTTGGTTTCAAACCATTAAAATCCAATACCAACTTTATGCTCGTAGACCTTGGTATGGATGCAAAGGCCATATATGAGAAGATGCTTAGATGCGGCGTTATAATTAGGGCCATGAGCGCATATGGCTTCCCAACATCGATTCGAATAACAGTTGGGACACCTGCGGAAAATCAGAGGTGTATAGAGGCACTTAAAGAGGTAACAGGGAGAAGGTAG
- a CDS encoding radical SAM protein, with the protein MSKNTGKLIFGPVPSRRLGRSLGVDILPLKTCNLNCIYCELGPTNAYTTEFVDLVPPKAIETAFLNYISKECATFDVVTITASGEPTLHSELGEIIETIKKNIDKPVAVLTNATTLPLPWVREALSKADLVLPSLDAASEETFRRINRPAKGIELAPIIKGLIKFREEYRGRLLLEILFVKDVNDSPEEIEALLKYTQQICPDEIQINTVARPPAVGWASPVGPDKLEEIAKLFGENARVITSYMGSKERVSSAPEEDELLEMIKRRPLSRDDFETLFGPYEKYALEKVGGLVEKGIIERRLLNNKEFYLVRAK; encoded by the coding sequence ATGAGTAAAAACACTGGAAAACTTATTTTTGGTCCTGTTCCCTCAAGAAGGCTAGGTAGAAGCTTAGGAGTTGATATCTTACCGCTGAAGACCTGCAACTTAAATTGCATTTACTGTGAATTGGGGCCTACCAATGCCTATACCACTGAATTTGTAGATCTCGTACCTCCGAAGGCTATCGAGACGGCCTTTTTAAACTATATTTCCAAAGAATGCGCCACCTTTGACGTTGTAACTATCACTGCATCAGGGGAACCCACTCTACACTCTGAACTAGGGGAGATTATTGAAACAATAAAGAAAAATATTGATAAGCCCGTAGCTGTGCTCACAAACGCTACTACGCTTCCCTTGCCTTGGGTTCGAGAAGCCCTGTCAAAGGCAGATCTTGTACTTCCATCCCTTGATGCCGCCAGTGAAGAAACCTTCAGGCGGATCAACAGACCTGCTAAGGGGATCGAACTTGCCCCCATTATTAAGGGACTTATCAAATTCAGGGAAGAATATCGCGGCCGACTCCTACTTGAGATACTCTTTGTCAAAGATGTAAATGATTCGCCTGAGGAAATTGAAGCCCTCTTAAAATACACGCAACAGATTTGTCCTGATGAAATCCAGATAAATACTGTTGCGCGTCCTCCCGCCGTTGGGTGGGCAAGCCCTGTTGGGCCTGACAAATTAGAAGAAATTGCAAAGCTATTTGGAGAAAACGCAAGGGTCATTACATCTTACATGGGCTCTAAAGAGCGGGTCAGTAGTGCTCCAGAGGAAGATGAACTCCTTGAAATGATCAAAAGACGCCCGCTCAGCCGGGATGACTTTGAGACCCTATTTGGCCCCTATGAAAAATATGCACTGGAAAAGGTTGGCGGACTCGTTGAAAAAGGCATAATAGAAAGAAGGCTCCTCAACAACAAAGAATTCTATTTAGTGAGGGCTAAGTGA
- a CDS encoding Rne/Rng family ribonuclease, with protein sequence MKKGSKKKKEQKKDQKAFILINAESPEEKRVALIEQGKLQAFQMETTTHVQTRGNIYKGLVENVEQGLQAAFVNIGLRKNAYLPFQDIHPEYYGYAERSKPMKEVLKKGQEILVQIVKEETELKGAAVTTYLSIPGRYLVLMPGNNQRGVSRKIEDEAERKRLKEILKSMKLPEGVGVIARTASSGVAKTHLQKDLRYLARLWEDIKKKAKKEPAPCPVYKERDLVIRFLRDNLTSSVQEIIVDSKPIYDEIRSFIRVISPRQLARVKLYTEQEPIFSHFDIEKQIDQIFSRRVDLPSGGFLIIEPTEALVSIDVNSGKHTKEKDLEETALQTNLEAAEEAARQLRLRDLSGIIVIDFIDMRYKKSRQLVERQMRACLRLDRAKTDCSSISKFGLLAIARQKLGSPIEIGVSHPCPYCGGRGLVKNVESIALAHFRYLRSALIKAEETRSKTIIVKIAPEVAQYILNQKRNELVSLENSFKAKIIVEGDPSLGWEEIRLVEDEL encoded by the coding sequence GTGAAAAAAGGTAGTAAGAAAAAAAAAGAACAAAAAAAGGATCAAAAGGCATTTATCCTAATCAACGCTGAGTCCCCAGAGGAAAAGAGGGTTGCCCTTATTGAACAAGGGAAGCTCCAGGCCTTTCAAATGGAGACCACAACCCATGTTCAGACCAGAGGCAACATCTATAAGGGGCTTGTTGAAAACGTAGAGCAGGGACTTCAAGCTGCCTTTGTCAACATCGGACTCAGGAAAAATGCCTATCTACCGTTTCAGGACATACACCCAGAATACTATGGCTATGCAGAGCGTTCAAAGCCAATGAAGGAGGTCCTGAAAAAAGGACAGGAAATCCTCGTTCAAATCGTAAAAGAAGAGACCGAACTAAAAGGGGCGGCAGTCACCACCTATCTCTCCATACCAGGTAGGTACCTGGTGCTCATGCCCGGAAACAATCAGAGGGGAGTCTCAAGAAAGATCGAGGACGAGGCCGAAAGAAAACGCCTAAAAGAGATACTCAAGAGCATGAAACTCCCAGAAGGCGTAGGAGTCATTGCAAGGACAGCATCAAGTGGCGTTGCCAAGACTCATCTGCAAAAGGATCTCAGATATCTTGCTAGGCTCTGGGAAGACATAAAAAAGAAGGCAAAGAAAGAACCAGCTCCATGCCCAGTATACAAGGAAAGAGACCTAGTAATTCGATTTTTAAGAGACAATCTGACGAGTTCCGTCCAAGAGATCATTGTTGACTCAAAACCAATATACGATGAAATTCGCTCATTCATAAGGGTCATATCTCCTAGACAACTGGCAAGGGTCAAACTCTACACAGAACAGGAACCAATCTTCAGCCACTTCGACATTGAAAAACAGATCGACCAAATATTTTCAAGAAGGGTGGATCTCCCTTCAGGTGGCTTCCTGATAATCGAACCAACAGAGGCCCTTGTGAGCATTGATGTAAATTCCGGGAAACACACAAAGGAAAAGGACCTTGAAGAAACTGCGCTTCAGACCAATCTCGAGGCAGCTGAAGAAGCAGCCAGACAGCTCAGACTTCGTGACCTCAGCGGTATAATAGTCATAGACTTTATTGACATGCGCTATAAAAAGTCGAGGCAACTCGTGGAACGCCAGATGAGAGCGTGTCTGCGACTAGACAGGGCCAAGACCGATTGTTCCTCCATCAGCAAATTTGGACTCCTTGCGATCGCGCGACAAAAGCTTGGATCCCCCATTGAAATTGGCGTAAGCCATCCCTGTCCGTATTGTGGAGGTAGGGGGCTAGTAAAAAATGTCGAGTCAATTGCCCTCGCCCATTTTAGGTATTTGAGGAGCGCACTTATAAAGGCAGAGGAGACGAGATCCAAGACTATAATAGTAAAAATAGCCCCAGAGGTGGCCCAATATATCCTCAATCAAAAGAGAAATGAACTCGTATCACTGGAAAATAGCTTTAAGGCAAAGATAATAGTGGAAGGAGACCCCAGCCTGGGTTGGGAAGAAATTCGATTAGTAGAGGACGAGTTATGA
- a CDS encoding hybrid sensor histidine kinase/response regulator, whose product MIKFNSITSKIKAFVWIIGIVTFTLVFLVTAYSEMDLLKKESSLEMKRLFASCDALIRDYFYRDHRLLSFIASQAPLGPDEAVKRYFKEAMSSLYGDIDYVVLDKSGRILMVGKPELKQYVGLDMSGIDYVKNNLSISKVHQSFFSSRPVITFSYPVRGGKRLLVERDLEGLSTVIGKIAVPLIKGSVIFVLTSYGTVVYHPDRDLMKRRENLKYDFEQLSGPDKYGLYRLIFNGKEYWCYKEALSMPKGWHFYAIIPMRNIMLYIWHNIWPILFAIFLIFFIALVGVDKIIYKCLTKSIKELSDWLIKIDPSNSEDFFSSKQMSHNSSCIEIESIIESINNLLETIYENNQELLKRDQQLRTIIESAADWAYWIDENGHFKYNSRRCEAITGYSQEEFQKNPGLIFEIVHPEDRKRFEDHFQRIQSDLPHEPLEFRIIRKDGEIRWISHNCTRIFDSKGAFLGIRASNLDITDQKHASIELAKIDKLESLGVVAGGIAHDFNNLLTAILGNVSLAKMQPNLDTKVYERLEAAEKASLRAKSLTQQLLTFARGGSPIKRLSSLKKIILETTDFVLKGSNVACRFEFAEDLWAVEVDPGQFSQVIQNLVMNADQAMPNGGTITIKAQNIEIENKHHKFLSIGKYVLISIEDQGVGIPKEHLPKIFDPYFSTKEQGSGLGLAVCFSIIRKHGGYIRVDSELGKGTRFDIYLPAAQTKLENGEHNERLPSTHIERKRILVMDDENNILELLKESLNYLGYEVELTRTGEEAIKCYENAMREGRPFDAVIMDVTIPGGMGGKEAVKILLEKDPSARVIVSSGYAKDDIITNFKKYGFCEALVKPYKLEELSNTLLKVLSE is encoded by the coding sequence ATGATCAAGTTCAATTCTATAACGAGTAAGATCAAAGCATTTGTCTGGATTATAGGGATCGTAACCTTCACATTGGTCTTTTTGGTCACGGCCTATTCTGAAATGGACCTCTTAAAAAAAGAGTCCAGTTTAGAAATGAAAAGACTGTTTGCCTCCTGTGATGCCCTTATAAGGGATTATTTTTACAGAGATCACAGGTTACTGTCCTTTATAGCCTCACAGGCCCCTCTTGGTCCTGATGAGGCTGTAAAACGATATTTTAAAGAGGCTATGTCCAGTCTCTACGGAGACATAGACTATGTAGTATTGGATAAATCCGGACGGATATTAATGGTGGGTAAACCTGAATTAAAGCAATATGTTGGTCTCGATATGTCAGGTATAGACTATGTGAAAAACAATTTGTCCATATCAAAAGTGCATCAATCTTTTTTTTCCTCTAGACCTGTTATCACCTTTTCTTATCCTGTAAGAGGTGGGAAAAGACTCCTAGTTGAAAGGGATTTGGAAGGATTGAGTACTGTAATTGGCAAAATAGCAGTTCCTTTGATTAAAGGTTCAGTAATATTTGTACTAACTTCTTACGGAACTGTCGTCTATCATCCAGATAGGGATTTGATGAAAAGAAGAGAAAATTTGAAGTACGATTTTGAACAATTGTCTGGTCCAGATAAATACGGCCTTTATAGACTGATTTTTAATGGAAAAGAATACTGGTGTTATAAAGAGGCATTGTCAATGCCTAAAGGATGGCATTTTTATGCGATCATTCCTATGAGAAATATTATGCTATACATATGGCATAATATATGGCCCATTTTGTTTGCAATTTTTTTAATATTTTTTATTGCTCTAGTTGGAGTAGATAAAATTATATATAAATGCTTAACCAAATCCATTAAAGAACTATCGGATTGGCTCATTAAAATTGATCCCTCGAATTCAGAAGACTTTTTCTCTTCTAAACAAATGAGCCATAATTCATCCTGTATTGAGATCGAGTCCATTATTGAAAGCATAAACAATTTATTGGAAACAATTTATGAAAATAACCAGGAATTATTGAAGAGAGATCAACAACTTAGAACGATTATTGAATCTGCAGCGGATTGGGCATATTGGATAGATGAAAACGGCCACTTTAAATATAATTCGAGGAGATGTGAAGCAATTACAGGATATTCTCAAGAAGAGTTTCAAAAAAATCCCGGACTGATTTTTGAAATAGTTCATCCAGAAGACAGAAAGCGCTTTGAAGACCATTTTCAGCGCATCCAGAGCGATTTACCCCATGAGCCATTAGAATTTCGTATAATAAGAAAGGATGGGGAAATCAGGTGGATAAGTCACAATTGTACCAGGATCTTTGATAGCAAGGGGGCCTTTCTTGGTATAAGAGCAAGCAACCTCGATATTACAGATCAAAAACATGCCTCAATAGAGCTTGCAAAAATAGACAAACTTGAGTCACTTGGTGTGGTTGCGGGTGGAATAGCCCATGATTTCAATAACTTGTTAACTGCTATTTTGGGGAACGTCTCTCTTGCCAAAATGCAGCCAAATCTTGACACTAAGGTATATGAAAGGCTTGAGGCTGCAGAGAAAGCGAGTCTTAGGGCCAAGAGTTTGACTCAGCAACTATTGACCTTTGCTAGAGGGGGCTCTCCCATAAAGAGATTGTCTTCCCTCAAAAAGATCATACTAGAGACAACCGATTTTGTCTTAAAGGGATCTAATGTGGCATGTAGATTTGAATTTGCTGAGGATCTGTGGGCCGTCGAAGTCGATCCAGGGCAATTCAGTCAGGTAATTCAAAACCTCGTTATGAATGCCGACCAGGCAATGCCCAATGGCGGGACTATTACAATAAAGGCCCAAAATATAGAAATAGAAAACAAACACCACAAATTTCTTTCAATTGGCAAATATGTATTGATCAGCATAGAAGATCAAGGAGTGGGTATACCAAAGGAACATCTACCCAAAATTTTTGATCCATATTTTTCCACCAAGGAACAAGGAAGTGGCCTGGGACTGGCAGTGTGTTTCTCTATCATAAGAAAACATGGTGGATATATTCGAGTAGATTCTGAGCTGGGTAAGGGGACAAGATTCGATATATATCTTCCTGCTGCCCAGACTAAATTGGAAAATGGTGAGCACAATGAAAGGCTCCCTTCCACCCATATCGAAAGAAAAAGGATATTAGTCATGGATGATGAAAACAATATCCTAGAACTCTTGAAGGAAAGTCTCAATTACCTGGGCTATGAAGTGGAGCTCACTCGAACCGGAGAGGAGGCCATAAAATGCTATGAAAATGCCATGAGGGAAGGAAGGCCTTTCGATGCAGTCATTATGGATGTTACAATACCAGGAGGGATGGGAGGAAAGGAGGCAGTAAAGATTCTTCTTGAAAAGGATCCATCAGCCAGGGTCATCGTCTCGAGCGGATATGCAAAAGACGATATCATAACAAATTTTAAAAAATACGGTTTCTGCGAAGCCTTAGTAAAACCTTATAAACTGGAAGAACTCAGTAATACTTTGTTGAAAGTGCTATCTGAATAG